TGTTCGAGCAAATGCGCAAGCTCTTCTTGCGACCGGATCGGCCTGGCCGCGATGAGCGAAAGAATCGCGCGCTGGCGCTTGGTTTTCATAATTCAAAGCCCTTCAGGTCTGTAAGTAGCGCGAGCAGCAACGCCTTTTGAGCATGCATGCGGTTCTCGGCTTGGTCGAAGACGACGCTTTGAATCCCGTCCATCACCTCGTCGGTCACCTCTTCACCGCGATGCGCCGGGAGACAATGCATAAAGATCGAGTGCGAGGCGGCGGCTTTCATCAGCTTCGAATCGACTTGATATCCGAGGAGTGCAGCGGCGTTTCGTTCCGCGAATTGCTCGTCGCCCATCGACGTCCACACGTCGGTATAGACCACGTCGACTTCTTTAACAGCGCGCACCGGGCTCGTGAACGCTCGCGCGGTGACATTGTATGCTTTCCCGAGCTCTGCGAGCTTCGAAAGAAAAGCGTCTGAGGGACGATGTGTTGGCGGGCAGCCGAACGTAATGGAGACCCCGGCCATCGCGGCTGCCTCCGCCAACGATTGCGCGACGTTGTTCCGTCCGTCGCCGATATATGCGAGGCGCAAGCCTTCGAGCGTTCCGAACCGCTCGCGAATCGTGAACACATCCGCAAGAGCTTGGCACGGATGCGCAGCTTGCGACAGCGCATTGACTACGGGGACAGTTGACGCGTTTGCCAGACGCTCCAGCATCGGGTGATCGTACATGCGGATCACGATCGCATTCGCATAACGCGAGAGCGAGCGCGCCGCGTCTTCGGGCGTCTCGCGCTTTCCGACGCCGAATTCGTTGCCTTGTGCGAAGATCGACGTGCCGCCCAGCTGGCTCATTCCTACTTCGAATGAGATCCGCGTACGCAGGCTCGGCTTCTCGAAAAGCATCACGAGCGTGCGTCCCGGCAAGAGCGAGTGTTGCTCGCGGTGAGGCATCCCCTTGATCTGCGACGCCAAATTCAAAAGCATCACCAGCTCGGCCTGATTGAGGTCGGTGATGCGGAGCAGACTGCGCCCGAGGAGGCGGTTGACGGGAACGGTGGAAATCACGATTGCATAATTATACGGAAGACTGCATAATCATGCAAGAGGGCTTTGCCCTAGCGGCGGATTCCGGCCCGGTTTCCGCGTCCGGAGGCGTTCGGCATATAGGAAGGCCGGCGGGGGAGCAGCTTGAGGGAGATGTCGTCCGGGCTACTCGCGGACCATGCGGTAACTCCGATGCGGCCGACCGTCGGCGCCGCGGGGGGCGGTGGGGTTTTGAATGTCACCGTTGTGTCGGCGAATCCCGCCGCCCGCAGCATTTCGAACAGGCATGCCTCGTTCGCCGACCACCAATTCGACGGATTGTCGTCGAGCGAGTTATCCGGATGGAAGACCATCACCGGATCGTTCGTCGGCGCATGATACAGTGTCGTCTCGAGGTAGAGCGAGCCGCCGGAGCGGCACAGTTTGCGCAAGCGAAACAACAGCGAAAGCGGATTTTCGACGTGGTAAAGCACACCCGCGCAATGCACGACGTCAAATTCCGGCAGCTCCAAGAGCTTCTCGGAAAACACGTCGAGCTGAATAAATCCAAATCCGAATGTTTTCTGATTGCGTTCGAGATCCGGCGACGTGCAGTAGTCGATTCCAAGTACGGATGCGGCGTTACGTTTCGTAGCTTCTGCGCAGATGTTGCCTTCCCAGCACCCGACGTCGATGAACGATTTTCCCGAAAGATCATCGGGAAGCCCATGAAGCTGCCATTGCGATGCCATGTCGCGCGCGCTTGGTCGCCGAAAGCGCAAAGACATGCTGCTTCTCGTTAAATATGGCGGAAACGCGATGCAAGGCCTCGAGGCCGATCCGGTCCTCGCGGATCTGGCCTCGCTAGTCGGAGAAGGCCATCGCGTCGTGCTCGTTCACGGCGGTGGACCCGCGATCGACGCGGCTCTCAAGGAACGCGGGATTGTCGAGAAGCGAATCGCCGGGCTTCGTATGACGGGGCGGGCCTCGCTCGACGTCGTCGAGTACGTGCTGTGCGCGACGGTCAACAAGGCGCTCGTGCGCGCGTTGTGCGGACTGGGTCTCGCGGCGGTTGGAATCAGCGGCGAGGATGGTCCAACCTTGATTGCACGTCAGTCGCCGCCGCAGGGCGGCGAGTCTCTCGGATTCGTTGGTGAAGTTGAAGAAGTTCGGCCGGCCCTTATCGACGCGCTGCTCGAGCATCGTTTCGTTCCGGTTGTCGCGCCGCTCGGTGTCGCGCGCGACGGAAGCACCGCCTACAACATCAACGGCGACACGGCTGCCGGTGCGCTGGCGGGCGCGCTGCGAGCAGATGCTTTTGTCGCAGTTACGGATGTTCCGAAGATTCTTCGGCATATTGAGGATCCCAATTCGGCGATTGACGTGCTGACCGCCGGGGAAGCAAAAGAGTGGCGAACAGTGGGCTCACTCGCCGGCGGCATGATCCCCAAAGTCGATTCGGCGCTCGATGCTCTCCGGCACGGTGCCAAGCGCGCGATCGTCGCGGGTGCCGGCCCGGAGGCAATTCGGAGAGCGCTGGCTGGAGCGGGGACCGAGCTCAAGCTCTAGCCTAGTGATCGAGCCCCCTCTTGTCTCCGTAGTGACAAAAGCTATAGACGACAATGTGCCCTTAGATGGAAAATTATTTTCATATCGCTTGGGTAATGGAGGAGCATGTCTACAGCGTTGGATCAGACCGCGGGTTCGCTCGCTTCTAAGTTCATCGTTTTCTTCGAGCAAGGCGACGGCTCGCAAAAGGATCTGCTCGGTGGGAAGGGTGCCGGCCTCGCGGAGATGACCCGTGCGGGACTGCCCGTCCCGCCCGGCTTCACGATTACGACTGAAGCGTGCCTGGAATACTACAAGCTCGGCGGCAAGATGCCGGCGGGGCTCATGGACGCTATCCACGACGCAATTCACGAGCTGGAACGACGCACCGGCAAGGGCTTTGGCGATGCCAAGAACCCCCTGCTCGTTTCCGTGCGAAGCGGGGCGCGCGTCTCGATGCCCGGCATGATGGACACGATCCTCAACCTCGGCCTGAACGATACGTCTGTGCGCGGTTTGGCGCGCAACGCCGGCGACGTGCGCTTCGCTCAAGATTGCTACGCGCGCTTTAAGAAGATGTTCGAGCACATCGTCGGTCAGAAAGCGCCGCAAGACGTTTACGAGCAGCTGGAAATGGCGATCGGCGCGGTTTTCCGTTCGTGGAATTCAAAGCGCGCGATCGAGTACCGCCGGTTCCAGAAGATTTCCGAGGATTGGGGCACCGCGGTCAACATCGTAGGTATGGTCTTCGGAAACCTCGGCGACGATTCAGGTACCGGTGTCGCATTCACGCGTGATCCCTCCACCGGCGAAAAGAAACTGTACGGCGAGTATCTGCGCAACGCGCAAGGTGAGGATGTCGTCGCTGGCATTCGTACGCCTGAAAAAATCACCGATCTCGAAAAGAGTCAGCCGGAGATCTACAAGCAGTTTGTCGAGATCGCGAATAAACTCGAAGCACATTACCGCGACGTGCAAGACCTCGAATTCACGGTCGAGCGCGGCAAGCTCTACATGCTGCAGACGCGCAGTGCGAAGCGTTCGGCCGAAGCCGCCGTCAAAATCGCGCTTGATTTCCTGCACGAGGGCACGATCGACGAGCGCGAAGCGCTCAAACGTGTCGACGCCGCGTCGCTCGATCAGCTCTTTCACGCGCAAATCGATCCGCACGAGAAATATCAAGTCGCAGGCAAGGGTCTCAATGCATCGCCGGGCGCTGCGACGGGCGAGATCGTTCTCGATCCCGACACCGCCGTCGTCCGCGCCAAAGCCGGGAAGAAAGTCGTGCTCGTTCGCACGGAGACGAACCCAGACGACGTCCATGGCATCATAGCCGCCCAAGGCGTGCTGACCGCAAAAGGCGGCGC
Above is a genomic segment from Candidatus Baltobacteraceae bacterium containing:
- a CDS encoding DUF1698 domain-containing protein; its protein translation is MRFRRPSARDMASQWQLHGLPDDLSGKSFIDVGCWEGNICAEATKRNAASVLGIDYCTSPDLERNQKTFGFGFIQLDVFSEKLLELPEFDVVHCAGVLYHVENPLSLLFRLRKLCRSGGSLYLETTLYHAPTNDPVMVFHPDNSLDDNPSNWWSANEACLFEMLRAAGFADTTVTFKTPPPPAAPTVGRIGVTAWSASSPDDISLKLLPRRPSYMPNASGRGNRAGIRR
- the argF gene encoding ornithine carbamoyltransferase; the protein is MISTVPVNRLLGRSLLRITDLNQAELVMLLNLASQIKGMPHREQHSLLPGRTLVMLFEKPSLRTRISFEVGMSQLGGTSIFAQGNEFGVGKRETPEDAARSLSRYANAIVIRMYDHPMLERLANASTVPVVNALSQAAHPCQALADVFTIRERFGTLEGLRLAYIGDGRNNVAQSLAEAAAMAGVSITFGCPPTHRPSDAFLSKLAELGKAYNVTARAFTSPVRAVKEVDVVYTDVWTSMGDEQFAERNAAALLGYQVDSKLMKAAASHSIFMHCLPAHRGEEVTDEVMDGIQSVVFDQAENRMHAQKALLLALLTDLKGFEL
- the argB gene encoding acetylglutamate kinase gives rise to the protein MLLLVKYGGNAMQGLEADPVLADLASLVGEGHRVVLVHGGGPAIDAALKERGIVEKRIAGLRMTGRASLDVVEYVLCATVNKALVRALCGLGLAAVGISGEDGPTLIARQSPPQGGESLGFVGEVEEVRPALIDALLEHRFVPVVAPLGVARDGSTAYNINGDTAAGALAGALRADAFVAVTDVPKILRHIEDPNSAIDVLTAGEAKEWRTVGSLAGGMIPKVDSALDALRHGAKRAIVAGAGPEAIRRALAGAGTELKL